One Bermanella sp. WJH001 genomic region harbors:
- a CDS encoding transporter substrate-binding domain-containing protein: MPHFYCIRLIFCLLVLGAFSVQAQERLVRIAADEWPPMTGTELHQGGFSVHLAKEVLIDLGYQVTVEFMPWKRIMRTQSRSDYDLIPAIWHSQERESAYAFTQSYLENKVVFVSLKENAFPYTDLSSLQNKRVGIVSSYSYPEALLNYDQAKWQAGLDLNQNLKKLFGKRLDMMIGTDAVIRYEAQQKFNHEPPLYYHMDNPIEVRTLHMAINRTFPDHDVLAQQISKRIELFKQDGRFESLKQQHGLK, translated from the coding sequence ATGCCCCATTTTTATTGCATTCGATTGATATTTTGCCTGCTTGTCCTTGGGGCATTCAGTGTCCAAGCCCAAGAGCGTTTAGTGCGTATCGCGGCGGATGAATGGCCGCCCATGACCGGCACTGAACTTCACCAAGGGGGCTTTAGCGTTCATCTGGCAAAAGAGGTGTTAATCGATCTTGGCTATCAGGTAACAGTGGAGTTCATGCCTTGGAAACGAATCATGCGCACGCAAAGTCGATCCGATTATGATTTGATACCGGCCATCTGGCATAGCCAAGAACGTGAAAGTGCCTATGCGTTTACGCAATCATACTTGGAAAATAAGGTGGTGTTTGTAAGCTTAAAAGAAAACGCATTTCCTTATACAGACTTATCAAGTTTACAAAATAAGCGTGTTGGTATTGTCTCGTCTTATTCTTATCCCGAAGCACTGCTTAATTATGATCAAGCTAAATGGCAAGCTGGCCTCGATCTTAACCAAAACCTGAAAAAATTATTTGGTAAGCGTTTGGATATGATGATTGGAACAGATGCCGTCATTCGCTATGAAGCACAACAAAAGTTTAATCATGAACCACCTCTTTATTACCACATGGATAACCCCATTGAAGTTCGTACGTTGCATATGGCAATCAATCGAACCTTTCCAGATCATGATGTGTTAGCCCAACAGATCAGCAAAAGAATTGAACTATTCAAGCAAGACGGCCGCTTCGAATCACTTAAGCAACAACACGGACTAAAATAA